A window of the Eretmochelys imbricata isolate rEreImb1 chromosome 7, rEreImb1.hap1, whole genome shotgun sequence genome harbors these coding sequences:
- the LOC144267549 gene encoding inositol-trisphosphate 3-kinase B-like has translation MEGLNGIKAFPKGISQALAQGGQDCPAPCLAKEGASGDPEWREELVQSPGLSMDVGGEGPALDGAKASPEDDSPKGVQAPSPHGTKGNAGPPEAPKLQHMAMKGLSSGHDRSVSSSSTCSSFESSQESDDVFSEEEEKGKPGRRKMLRKTKSWKTFFTMVHWSLRRHSSWVQLAGHEGNFKPSEGGQILKKFSTVENTCLEALMSDALRPYVPAYHGVVVKDGEHYIQMDDLLRGLDAPSIMDCKMGVRTYLEEELTQALLKPTPRKDMYQKMVKVDPSAATAEEHSQRAVTKPRYMQWREHISSTASLGFRIEGVTIEGGAVQKDFKQTRTQEQIIDTFLIFTKRQGSILSAYQSRLESMRSALQESVFFRTHEVIGSSLLFVHDRQGRAKVWMIDFGKTLPAPPQLALCHDVPWSRGNHEDGYLIGLHHLTHTLQAAQQRLGPEEMPAPSEP, from the exons TGCTCCCTGTTTGGCAAAGGAGGGTGCCTCGGGGGATCCGGAGTGGAGAGAGGAGCTGGTCCAGAGCCCAGGGCTCTCCAtggatgtggggggagaggggccggCCCTGGATGGGGCAAAGGCATCTCCTGAGGATGACTCTCCAAAAGGAGTCCAGGCCCCATCTCCTCATGGGACCAAGGGGAATGCAGGTCCCCCAGAAGCCCCCAAGCTCCAGCACATGGCCATGAAGGGCCTTAGCAGTGGCCACGACCgctctgtctccagctcctcCACCTGCTCCTCCTTCGAGTCCTCGCAGGAGTCCGACGATGTCTtcagtgaggaagaggagaaggggaagCCTGGGCGGAGGAAGATGCTGAGGAAG ACCAAGTCATGGAAGACATTTTTCACCATGGTGCACTGGTCTCTGCGGCGTCATAGCTCCTGGGTGCAGCTGGCAGGGCATGAAG GTAACTTCAAGCCCAGTGAggggggccagatcctgaagaAGTTCAGCACTGTGGAGAACACCTGCCTGGAGGCACTGATGAGTGATGCACTGCGGCCCTATGTGCCTGCCTACCACGGTGTGGTGGTGAAGGACGGCGAGCACTACATCCAGATGGACGATCTGCTGCGTGGCCTCGACGCACCCAGCATCATGGACTGCAAGATGGGGGTGAG GACATACCTGGAGGAAGAGCTGACCCAGGCCCTGCTGAAGCCGACCCCCCGCAAGGACATGTACCAGAAGATGGTGAAGGTGGATCCAAGCGCTGCTACGGCCGAGGAGCACAGCCAGAGGGCGGTCACCAAGCCCCGCTACATGCAATGGCGTGAGCACATCAGCTCCACCGCCTCCCTGGGCTTCCGCATTGAGGGCGTGACA ATAGAGGGGGGAGCTGTGCAGAAGGATTTCAAACAGACCCGGACCCAGGAGCAGATCATTGACACCTTCCTGATTTTCACCAAGAGACAGGGGAGTATCTTG AGTGCCTACCAGAGCCGCCTGGAGAGCATGCGGAGCGCACTGCAGGAATCAGTCTTCTTCCGCACCCATGAA GTCATTGGGAGCTCGCTGCTCTTCGTCCACGACCGCCAGGGCCGGGCCAAGGTGTGGATGATTGACTTCGGCAAGACACTGCCAGCGCCACCCCAGCTGGCCCTGTGCCATGATGTGCCATGGAGCCGGGGCAACCACGAGGATGGCTACCTGATCGGCCTGCACCACCTCACCCACACCCTGCAGGCTGCgcagcagaggctggggccagaggagatGCCAGCCCCCAGCGAGCCCTGA